Proteins encoded within one genomic window of Streptosporangiales bacterium:
- a CDS encoding LLM class flavin-dependent oxidoreductase, with the protein MRFYVLSMPHPWEHISKPVPMAGQSTELYQRTLEATIEHAKVCEEYGFEGIFFSEQHGDIEGSLEITSNPIQLDLFVASHTERIMVGQLGNVLPVANPLLVADQVAQLDQMTKGRVLAGFTRGNSPRWVDSFGQQIAMRATRSDKSEADERNLRALIEAWEVIKLAWTQDTFSFKGEFWEFPVAGTKWPYPPTKEWGKGVDDDDNQLELGIAPRPYQTPHPRIFAPMSGRATTQKFWATQGATCVSLAPNMDLNKGLLRIYHEHAENEGRPYGRGEGLIVGGSCTIASDEAEARRRTEEWKEWDEKYFGCPPFNLPHPINFNGTPDQVVEQIGNMHEDLGVEEFIIMDYYGAPHGYEISLEMLHLFGSEVLPQVDGVSTDPGSAYREERVAQAV; encoded by the coding sequence GTGCGATTCTACGTCCTGTCGATGCCCCACCCTTGGGAGCACATCTCGAAGCCCGTGCCCATGGCGGGACAGAGCACCGAGCTGTACCAGCGGACGCTCGAGGCGACGATCGAGCACGCCAAGGTCTGTGAGGAGTACGGCTTCGAGGGCATCTTCTTCAGCGAGCAGCACGGGGACATCGAGGGTTCGCTCGAGATCACCTCGAACCCGATCCAGCTCGACCTGTTCGTCGCGTCGCACACCGAGCGGATCATGGTCGGCCAGCTCGGCAACGTGCTGCCGGTCGCCAACCCGCTCCTGGTCGCCGACCAAGTCGCGCAGCTCGACCAGATGACGAAGGGCCGGGTGCTCGCCGGCTTCACGCGCGGCAACTCCCCCCGATGGGTGGACTCCTTCGGCCAGCAGATCGCCATGCGCGCGACCCGCTCGGACAAGTCGGAGGCTGACGAGCGCAACCTCCGCGCGCTGATTGAGGCCTGGGAGGTCATCAAGCTCGCGTGGACGCAGGACACCTTCTCGTTCAAGGGCGAGTTCTGGGAGTTCCCGGTGGCGGGTACCAAGTGGCCGTACCCGCCGACCAAGGAGTGGGGCAAGGGCGTCGACGACGACGATAATCAGCTTGAGCTGGGCATCGCCCCGCGGCCCTACCAGACGCCGCATCCGCGCATCTTTGCCCCGATGTCGGGCCGCGCGACCACGCAGAAGTTCTGGGCGACCCAGGGAGCGACCTGCGTGTCGCTCGCACCGAACATGGACCTTAACAAGGGCCTGCTTCGCATCTACCACGAGCACGCCGAGAACGAGGGCCGCCCCTACGGCCGCGGCGAGGGACTGATCGTGGGCGGCAGCTGCACCATCGCCAGCGACGAGGCCGAGGCCAGGCGCCGCACCGAGGAGTGGAAGGAGTGGGACGAGAAGTACTTCGGCTGCCCGCCCTTCAACCTGCCGCACCCGATCAACTTCAACGGCACGCCGGACCAGGTCGTCGAGCAGATCGGGAACATGCACGAGGACCTCGGGGTGGAGGAGTTCATCATCATGGACTACTACGGGGCGCCCCACGGCTACGAGATCAGCCTTGAGATGCTCCACCTGTTCGGCAGCGAGGTGCTCCCGCAGGTGGACGGCGTCTCGACCGACCCCGGGTCCGCGTACCGAGAAGAGCGGGTCGCGCAGGCGGTCTAG